From Candidatus Eremiobacterota bacterium, one genomic window encodes:
- a CDS encoding LamG-like jellyroll fold domain-containing protein has protein sequence MTRESKISLTAFIILLGFIIALGFCYRASTKRCGYPFDTFLFRPDGRFSDFASVYDPARNFSPYLEHAPSANNVLFPFSYLIMFLFTMLSRRHSLMLFLLLTSLSIFFIVLVNIRSRDRLESCKNALIITFLSYPFLFTFDRANVEIFVFIALYLFFYYYEERKLFLHGCIFLSLAMAMKAIPAVFLVLLASERKFKEALITLIVFLLITAATFQAFKGGFMENLHMMILNQKITLGIYAMGDEGIIFGSSIFGLIKVLTAGIYPCHLWMKAYVPFAVIFFCIAVLYVLLVEKTLWKKISVLTFLMILLPHFSADYRLLHLYIPLLFFINSRDSDKYDWLYAVLFGLLFIPKNYHHFNLPGVRPFEVPGIEPYEAGISIILNPLLMLVFCLVILGSGLMEADKNDIRKRFNGYCAYARKYALVLLTVILASSLMLAFGIRALSKIAVSQRASYLLPGVQQDSMAPVFHRVLSDYDFNHVKCPPVALNDGFTIEFLVKPASSSWKGGVILSNEPGTTGKEGITIAKYKDNKYYMIAGGWTNFVLFEMPQDQWNYVAVTIKDRSLTVYVNGEQQRIEETEAAVRNSTTPLELGNCYTGDEPFIGFIREVRISEGIMDRERIHSSWLVVKKALNR, from the coding sequence ATGACCCGAGAAAGCAAAATCAGTCTTACTGCCTTCATTATTCTCCTTGGATTCATTATTGCACTGGGTTTTTGCTACAGGGCCTCCACAAAGAGGTGCGGCTATCCCTTTGACACTTTTCTTTTCAGGCCTGATGGCAGGTTCAGCGACTTTGCCTCCGTCTATGATCCTGCAAGAAACTTCAGTCCCTACCTGGAACATGCCCCAAGCGCGAACAACGTCCTGTTCCCCTTTTCCTATCTGATAATGTTTCTCTTCACCATGCTCAGCAGGAGACACTCCCTGATGCTGTTTCTTCTTCTCACCTCCCTCTCGATATTCTTTATAGTCCTGGTGAATATAAGATCCCGGGACCGGCTTGAGAGCTGCAAGAATGCCCTGATTATTACCTTCCTGTCATACCCCTTTCTCTTTACTTTCGACAGGGCAAATGTTGAGATTTTTGTGTTTATTGCTCTTTATCTTTTTTTCTATTACTATGAGGAAAGGAAGCTCTTTCTTCATGGATGCATTTTTCTCTCCCTGGCAATGGCAATGAAAGCCATTCCTGCAGTCTTTCTCGTGCTGCTCGCTTCTGAGCGGAAATTCAAAGAAGCGCTCATCACGCTCATTGTCTTTCTTCTCATCACGGCAGCGACCTTCCAGGCCTTCAAGGGGGGCTTTATGGAGAATCTGCATATGATGATTCTCAATCAGAAAATCACCCTCGGGATTTATGCAATGGGCGACGAAGGCATCATATTCGGGAGCAGCATCTTTGGACTGATAAAAGTCCTGACAGCCGGGATATACCCCTGCCATCTATGGATGAAAGCTTATGTGCCCTTCGCAGTGATATTTTTTTGCATTGCCGTCCTTTATGTCCTTCTCGTCGAGAAGACCCTGTGGAAAAAAATATCTGTGCTCACGTTCCTGATGATTCTCCTTCCCCATTTCTCCGCAGATTACCGGCTGCTCCATCTCTATATACCTCTCCTTTTCTTTATCAACAGCAGAGACTCTGACAAATATGACTGGCTCTACGCGGTGCTCTTCGGACTGCTTTTTATCCCGAAGAATTATCATCACTTCAACCTGCCGGGGGTCAGGCCTTTCGAGGTTCCGGGTATAGAGCCTTATGAGGCCGGCATCTCCATAATACTCAACCCTCTGCTCATGCTGGTGTTCTGCCTGGTCATCCTGGGATCGGGCCTTATGGAGGCCGATAAAAATGATATCCGGAAGCGATTCAATGGGTATTGCGCTTATGCAAGAAAATATGCCCTGGTACTTCTCACGGTGATTCTCGCCTCATCGCTGATGCTTGCTTTTGGCATTCGTGCATTGAGCAAAATAGCTGTCTCCCAGAGGGCATCCTACCTCCTCCCTGGAGTTCAGCAGGATTCTATGGCTCCAGTGTTTCACAGGGTTTTAAGTGATTATGACTTCAATCATGTGAAATGCCCGCCTGTTGCGCTGAACGACGGCTTCACCATTGAATTCCTGGTAAAGCCTGCAAGCTCTTCATGGAAAGGAGGAGTCATCCTCAGCAATGAGCCGGGAACGACCGGCAAAGAAGGCATCACGATAGCAAAATACAAGGACAATAAGTACTATATGATTGCCGGAGGATGGACGAACTTCGTACTCTTTGAAATGCCCCAGGATCAATGGAACTATGTGGCAGTCACGATAAAGGACCGGTCACTGACCGTGTATGTGAACGGCGAGCAGCAAAGGATTGAAGAAACAGAGGCGGCGGTAAGAAACAGCACCACGCCTCTTGAGCTGGGAAACTGTTACACCGGTGACGAGCCTTTCATCGGCTTCATACGAGAAGTGAGAATCTCTGAAGGTATCATGGACAGGGAAAGAATACACTCCAGCTGGCTCGTGGTAAAAAAGGCGCTGAATCGATGA
- a CDS encoding FAD-dependent oxidoreductase has translation MGDTPVVIIGGGATGTGILRDCALRGIDAVLVEMHDLATGTSGRFHGLLHSGARYAVKDFHSAVECITENTLLKKLAPWCVEDTGGLFIATSDDDPAYAATWLEGCRKAGIAAREVSPAEVKKEVPLISGKISRAFAVPDATVDGFTLAAANARDAEKRGSMVKTYARVTGFGISGKRITSVMIRDAGGREEELACSLVVNAAGPWAGQVASMAGEELALSPDRGIMVVFHYRFTPKVLNRLHPPGDGDIFVPHHDVTIFGTTSKTVKDPDDLTVEQDEVLAMLALGKALIPSIEDLRTIRAFAGVRPLFEEKEGQEGREATREFSLIDHGARGGPENLVSVVGGKLTTYRLMAQKAVDLIAARTGVTKPCSTATEPLSPPSAVEEPGIAGLLCECEQVKGSTVLEASGARSLHSLSDIRRLTRMGMGPCQGTFCAFRAAGYLAGEKNLGAGEAQRLIAEDLAERWKGVKPVLWGWQARQSELARRIYMNLFSLERQEGLKNEL, from the coding sequence ATGGGCGATACCCCGGTCGTGATAATAGGCGGCGGCGCCACGGGAACAGGAATCCTGAGGGACTGCGCTCTCAGGGGAATAGATGCCGTGCTTGTGGAGATGCATGACCTGGCGACAGGCACGAGCGGGCGCTTTCATGGCCTCCTCCACTCGGGAGCGCGCTATGCCGTCAAGGACTTTCACTCAGCCGTAGAGTGCATCACGGAAAACACCCTCCTCAAAAAGCTGGCGCCCTGGTGCGTCGAGGACACGGGAGGCCTTTTCATCGCAACTTCCGACGATGATCCCGCCTACGCCGCCACATGGCTCGAAGGGTGCAGGAAGGCGGGGATTGCCGCAAGGGAAGTCTCGCCTGCCGAGGTGAAGAAGGAAGTTCCCCTCATCAGCGGAAAGATAAGCCGGGCCTTCGCAGTCCCCGATGCCACCGTTGACGGCTTTACCCTGGCAGCGGCAAACGCCCGCGACGCAGAAAAAAGAGGATCGATGGTGAAAACCTACGCCCGTGTCACCGGATTCGGCATCAGCGGGAAAAGGATAACATCGGTAATGATCAGGGACGCGGGGGGAAGGGAGGAGGAGCTTGCCTGCTCCCTCGTGGTGAACGCCGCAGGCCCCTGGGCGGGGCAGGTGGCATCCATGGCGGGTGAAGAGCTTGCCCTCTCGCCTGACAGGGGAATCATGGTGGTCTTCCATTACCGCTTCACGCCGAAAGTGCTCAACAGGCTCCATCCCCCGGGAGACGGCGATATCTTTGTGCCGCACCACGACGTGACCATATTCGGCACCACGTCAAAAACGGTAAAAGATCCCGACGATCTCACGGTGGAACAGGACGAGGTGCTTGCGATGCTCGCCCTGGGGAAAGCCCTTATCCCTTCGATAGAGGATCTCCGCACCATAAGAGCCTTTGCCGGCGTGAGGCCCCTTTTCGAGGAGAAGGAGGGCCAGGAAGGAAGGGAGGCCACAAGGGAGTTTTCCCTTATCGATCACGGCGCCAGGGGAGGGCCGGAAAACCTTGTCTCCGTCGTGGGGGGGAAACTCACCACCTACCGCCTCATGGCGCAGAAAGCCGTCGATCTCATCGCGGCGAGAACAGGGGTCACAAAGCCATGCAGCACCGCTACGGAACCCCTTTCTCCCCCGTCAGCCGTTGAAGAGCCCGGCATTGCGGGACTCCTCTGCGAGTGCGAGCAGGTCAAAGGGAGCACCGTGCTCGAAGCCTCAGGCGCAAGGAGTCTGCACAGCCTTTCAGATATCAGGAGGCTTACCCGCATGGGAATGGGGCCCTGCCAGGGGACTTTCTGCGCCTTCAGGGCAGCAGGATACCTTGCCGGGGAGAAAAATCTCGGCGCCGGGGAAGCCCAGAGACTTATTGCGGAAGATCTTGCAGAGCGCTGGAAAGGCGTGAAGCCGGTGCTATGGGGATGGCAGGCCAGGCAGTCGGAGCTGGCCCGCCGGATTTACATGAACCTTTTCTCTCTTGAGCGGCAGGAAGGCTTGAAAAATGAACTTTGA
- a CDS encoding NADH-quinone oxidoreductase subunit B family protein, translating into MGLIEASRLKSPWILHYDTGSCNGCDIEILACLTPLYDIERFGMVNMGNPKHADVLVCTGALNKRSARVLKNLYEQIPDPKLVMVVGTCAISGGVFHNCYNVAGGADKVIPVDVYVPGCAARPEAIIDGVVKALGRLAELQEVARGKKSA; encoded by the coding sequence ATGGGATTGATAGAAGCCTCACGCCTGAAATCACCCTGGATCCTGCACTACGACACTGGCTCCTGCAACGGATGCGATATAGAGATCCTGGCCTGCCTCACGCCTCTCTATGACATAGAGCGTTTCGGCATGGTGAACATGGGCAATCCCAAGCACGCCGACGTGCTTGTCTGCACCGGTGCCCTCAATAAGCGCTCCGCCCGCGTGCTGAAGAACCTTTATGAACAGATACCTGATCCCAAGCTGGTCATGGTCGTGGGGACCTGTGCCATCTCCGGCGGCGTTTTTCATAACTGCTACAATGTGGCGGGGGGCGCCGACAAGGTGATTCCCGTTGATGTCTATGTGCCAGGATGCGCGGCACGCCCGGAGGCCATCATCGACGGTGTCGTCAAGGCCCTGGGCAGACTTGCAGAGCTTCAGGAGGTGGCCCGTGGTAAAAAATCTGCGTGA
- a CDS encoding nickel-dependent hydrogenase large subunit, protein MQPRTIVPFGPQHPVLPEPIQLKITYEDEKVVDVVPAMGYVHRGIEKACELNEFNKNIYLCERICGICSCIHGIAYCEVVERLWGLEVPERAQWLRTIWSEMERVHSHLLWLGLFADAFGFESLFMQYWRVREKILDMLELTAGHRVTHSVSIIGGVRRDIDTDQKKRLLETLAEIRREAQALNKVMMNDYTVKHRTVGKGPLTYDQALHLGCAGPVLRASGVKDDARMQPDLHRYGELGFEPVVETGCDSYARALVRARETIQSIDLQLAALEKLPEGELAAKPKGNPPAEEAVFRTEQPRGEMFYYAKGSGTKNVARVRVRTPTYANIPSLLVMLPGSELPDVPVIIHSIDPCISCTER, encoded by the coding sequence ATGCAGCCTCGCACCATTGTTCCATTCGGCCCTCAGCACCCCGTGCTTCCCGAGCCCATTCAGCTCAAGATCACCTATGAGGATGAAAAGGTCGTTGACGTGGTGCCTGCCATGGGCTACGTCCACCGGGGCATAGAGAAAGCCTGCGAGCTCAACGAGTTCAACAAGAATATCTATCTCTGCGAGAGGATATGCGGCATCTGCAGCTGCATCCATGGCATCGCTTACTGCGAGGTCGTGGAGCGCCTCTGGGGGCTCGAGGTTCCCGAGAGGGCCCAGTGGCTCCGCACTATCTGGTCAGAGATGGAGAGGGTCCACAGCCATCTCCTGTGGCTGGGCCTTTTTGCCGACGCCTTCGGTTTTGAGAGCCTCTTCATGCAATACTGGCGGGTCAGGGAGAAGATCCTGGACATGCTCGAGCTCACGGCAGGCCACCGTGTCACCCATTCCGTCTCCATAATAGGCGGCGTGCGCCGCGACATCGACACAGACCAGAAGAAGAGGCTCCTGGAGACCCTGGCGGAGATCCGCAGGGAGGCGCAGGCTCTCAACAAGGTGATGATGAATGACTACACGGTGAAGCACAGGACCGTGGGGAAAGGCCCCCTCACTTATGATCAGGCGCTCCATCTCGGCTGCGCCGGCCCCGTGCTCCGCGCAAGCGGCGTGAAAGACGATGCCCGTATGCAGCCCGATCTTCACCGCTATGGGGAGCTGGGCTTTGAGCCCGTCGTGGAGACAGGGTGCGATTCCTATGCGAGGGCCCTGGTGCGGGCCCGTGAAACTATCCAGTCCATTGACCTGCAGCTTGCTGCCCTTGAGAAGCTTCCCGAAGGGGAGCTTGCGGCAAAGCCCAAGGGGAACCCTCCTGCCGAGGAAGCCGTGTTCCGCACCGAGCAGCCGAGAGGCGAGATGTTCTATTACGCCAAGGGCTCCGGCACGAAGAACGTGGCGAGGGTGAGAGTCCGCACCCCGACTTATGCCAATATACCGTCGCTGCTCGTGATGCTCCCCGGGTCGGAGCTTCCCGACGTGCCCGTGATCATTCATTCCATAGACCCCTGCATAAGCTGCACGGAGCGATAA
- a CDS encoding 4Fe-4S binding protein — translation MPFMLPTILQNLLGGYATRVYPDVARDLPARVRGHVQFDEKTCIFCANCARRCPAEAISVNTKGKELTFYPDRCIVCEVCVEVCPRQCIELRSQWRKPFTERPVEVYRSPSAPREPQAEEPAPPQEKTGEEKPEA, via the coding sequence ATGCCTTTCATGCTTCCCACCATACTACAGAACCTTTTAGGCGGGTACGCCACGAGAGTGTACCCCGATGTGGCAAGGGACCTTCCTGCGCGGGTCCGAGGGCATGTGCAGTTTGATGAAAAGACCTGCATATTCTGCGCGAACTGCGCGCGGCGCTGCCCTGCCGAGGCCATTTCGGTGAATACCAAGGGGAAGGAGCTCACCTTTTACCCGGACCGCTGCATTGTGTGCGAGGTCTGCGTTGAGGTGTGCCCCAGGCAGTGCATAGAGCTCAGGTCCCAGTGGAGAAAGCCTTTCACGGAGCGCCCCGTGGAGGTCTACCGGAGTCCATCGGCTCCCAGGGAGCCTCAGGCTGAAGAGCCCGCGCCTCCCCAGGAAAAGACCGGCGAAGAGAAGCCTGAGGCCTGA
- a CDS encoding PQQ-binding-like beta-propeller repeat protein — translation MKIDSRPSRVSQSGAPMPGASPSQAQASDGSASCAAAPDGFVPGGGAEPPKPLDLGKVSKALFEGESVHVRWKFRAKDDFSMPPAVSPDGERVYACDGKNLYGLTRKGDLLWEEKLDSWTCSKPICGPDGSVYLWDKGKQLKSFAPDGSLRWMHPFESSIQSSPAVGPDGTVFLCTQDRKLNALNGADGSLKWSAPMDFFGSPRPAVAADGSVSLVDDQDMLYRFDGDGNLMWKKKSPGKVNGPLSAGRDGTTYVPSEDGKLYAFNGKGVQKWSHKAGSPLRKPPVEGDDGTLYLATFTGKSIQALTPEGKKKWEFPMEHFAEAPPALGKDGTIYVSGYDTNFYALNSEGSLLWKEKFEVRLSEPPVVGADGSVYLAALDEHLYSFKTVELQEESLAEEPERGPRSIQIDDTSVIIGGVKISRKQ, via the coding sequence ATGAAGATAGATTCCCGTCCCTCACGGGTGTCACAGTCAGGCGCGCCGATGCCGGGTGCTTCCCCTTCACAAGCGCAGGCTTCTGACGGCTCTGCCTCTTGTGCCGCCGCCCCTGACGGCTTTGTCCCCGGCGGCGGTGCAGAGCCTCCGAAGCCCCTCGACCTGGGCAAGGTCTCAAAAGCCCTCTTTGAAGGGGAGTCGGTCCATGTGAGGTGGAAATTCAGAGCGAAGGACGACTTCTCCATGCCCCCCGCCGTGTCGCCTGACGGCGAAAGGGTTTATGCCTGTGACGGCAAGAATCTCTACGGTCTTACCCGCAAGGGGGACCTCCTCTGGGAGGAGAAGCTTGACTCATGGACATGCTCAAAGCCCATATGCGGCCCTGACGGCTCCGTCTATCTGTGGGACAAGGGCAAGCAGCTCAAGAGCTTCGCCCCTGACGGCTCCCTCAGGTGGATGCACCCCTTTGAAAGCTCCATCCAGTCCTCGCCTGCCGTGGGCCCTGACGGAACGGTCTTCCTGTGCACCCAGGACCGGAAGCTCAATGCCCTCAATGGGGCTGACGGCTCCCTGAAATGGAGCGCCCCGATGGATTTCTTCGGCTCGCCGAGGCCTGCAGTGGCCGCAGACGGCTCCGTCTCCCTTGTCGATGACCAGGACATGCTGTACCGTTTTGACGGGGACGGGAACCTCATGTGGAAGAAAAAGTCCCCGGGAAAGGTGAATGGCCCCCTTTCGGCAGGCAGGGATGGCACCACCTATGTGCCCTCGGAGGACGGGAAGCTGTACGCCTTCAACGGGAAAGGAGTCCAGAAGTGGTCCCACAAGGCGGGATCGCCCCTGCGCAAGCCCCCCGTCGAGGGTGATGACGGCACTCTTTACCTTGCCACCTTTACGGGCAAGTCCATTCAGGCGCTCACGCCGGAGGGGAAGAAGAAATGGGAGTTCCCCATGGAGCATTTTGCCGAGGCGCCGCCGGCACTGGGTAAAGACGGCACAATCTACGTGAGCGGCTATGATACCAATTTTTACGCCCTCAACAGCGAGGGGAGCCTTCTCTGGAAAGAGAAATTCGAAGTGAGGCTCTCCGAGCCCCCTGTGGTGGGAGCCGATGGAAGCGTGTACCTGGCGGCCCTTGATGAGCACCTCTATTCATTCAAAACGGTGGAGCTCCAGGAGGAGTCTCTCGCCGAAGAGCCTGAAAGGGGCCCCCGGTCAATCCAGATTGATGATACCTCGGTCATAATCGGCGGAGTGAAAATCTCACGCAAGCAGTGA
- a CDS encoding complex I subunit 1 family protein: MNDPQAVTQQIMQQQLMTIGLAMLAVIIAPFAGGFLAGLDRILTARLQGRKGPPVWQPFYDVFKLLGKNQITASRMQLVWMYAYLAIMVFCLIFIALGLDMLLTVFLLGFAGVCLVLGGFSSKSPYSHFGANRELVQMLAYEPVLLLMALAVYFQNKTFLISRIYDSNEPLMYSMWPIFIALVIIITIKLRKSPFDFSTCHHAHQEIVRGILTEYSGSYYALFMIAEWYEIIILLWLVALFWAVPLWVGVLIALAVYFLEMFIDNIAARMTIGWMVKYSWVAAMVLCMTNLVYLFIKRGVF, from the coding sequence ATGAATGATCCTCAGGCAGTGACGCAGCAGATTATGCAGCAGCAGCTTATGACCATCGGTCTCGCCATGCTTGCAGTTATCATAGCACCTTTCGCCGGGGGATTCCTTGCCGGCCTTGACCGGATTCTCACGGCAAGGCTGCAGGGACGCAAAGGCCCTCCTGTATGGCAGCCTTTCTACGATGTGTTCAAGCTCCTGGGAAAAAACCAGATCACCGCCTCCAGGATGCAGCTCGTGTGGATGTATGCCTATCTGGCTATCATGGTATTCTGCCTGATATTCATCGCCCTCGGCCTTGACATGCTCCTCACCGTGTTTCTGCTGGGCTTTGCGGGAGTATGCCTGGTCCTCGGCGGCTTCAGCTCCAAGTCCCCTTACAGCCATTTCGGAGCAAACCGCGAGCTTGTCCAGATGCTTGCCTATGAGCCGGTCCTGCTGCTGATGGCCCTTGCCGTCTATTTCCAGAACAAGACCTTTCTCATCAGCAGAATATATGACAGCAACGAGCCCCTGATGTATTCCATGTGGCCCATCTTTATTGCCCTTGTGATAATCATCACCATCAAGCTCAGAAAATCCCCCTTTGACTTCTCCACATGCCATCATGCCCACCAGGAGATTGTAAGGGGCATCCTCACGGAGTATTCAGGCTCATACTACGCACTCTTCATGATTGCCGAATGGTACGAGATCATCATCCTTCTCTGGCTCGTGGCGCTCTTCTGGGCTGTCCCGTTATGGGTCGGAGTCCTCATCGCCCTTGCCGTCTATTTCCTTGAAATGTTCATCGATAATATTGCGGCGCGTATGACCATAGGATGGATGGTGAAATACAGCTGGGTCGCCGCCATGGTGCTCTGTATGACCAACCTGGTGTATCTTTTCATCAAGAGAGGAGTATTCTGA
- a CDS encoding proton-conducting transporter membrane subunit: MQQGTMMGIAILLPVISAIIIYLVKQYQVRASVVIITALALAINSFLLLRTGDFTWTPSGGMEWHEVVMVLDFMLLLYVVYVGISLRKPLVFIFAIAQLVPLAYWEFKGHAQTVVDPAFYVDSLAKVMIIIISVIGSLICVYGIKYIKDHEEHLHLQKSRQSRFLFWMVIFLGAMNGLVSANNLYLLYFFWEVTTLCSFLLIGHDLTRQALDNAATALWMNSLGGTAFTYAIMYLHNHGGQAAGLSLQNVIHGGVPSAVALFPLVLLCFTGFTKAAQLPFQNWLLGAMVAPTPVSALLHSSTMVKAGVYFIVRLMPAFQTSVIGKIGPFIGIIIALCGAFTFLAASLLAISQTTGKRVLAYSTIANLGLIIACAGINTPLSIAAAILLIVFHAVSKGLLFLCAGTVEHIIWSREIDDMEALAEKAPVTTLIMGIGILSMFLPPFGMLLSKWIAIESVSALGSSVKAGNLMLNSVVNFPVMLILLMIVFGSAATILFWGKWFGRLLQVLPRLGRVKEHLSAGYSFALWFLLAGVFVISIGVAPLYRAFFAAAVRDVAKASLINPDMGNIWLEWGAQNYLLNPIGYFPVWPLFILLVAALLVPFALISVKQTEFRPVYMCGEQTGEIDSDTYMTTADEKVPVKLGGYYFKNVFSEAVLNPWVNSIAVVLLIIMFGVVMGVILL; the protein is encoded by the coding sequence ATGCAGCAAGGGACAATGATGGGAATCGCCATACTGCTTCCTGTGATCTCGGCGATTATCATATATCTTGTAAAACAGTACCAGGTCCGGGCTTCCGTGGTGATTATCACGGCATTGGCGCTCGCGATTAACTCTTTTCTCCTGCTGAGGACCGGTGATTTTACCTGGACTCCTTCCGGCGGGATGGAATGGCATGAGGTCGTGATGGTCCTCGACTTCATGCTCCTGCTTTACGTCGTGTATGTCGGCATCTCGCTTCGCAAGCCCCTCGTATTCATTTTTGCCATTGCCCAGCTTGTGCCCCTTGCTTACTGGGAGTTCAAAGGCCACGCCCAGACAGTCGTCGATCCTGCTTTCTATGTGGACAGCCTTGCCAAGGTCATGATTATAATCATCTCTGTCATCGGCTCGCTGATCTGTGTCTATGGCATCAAGTATATCAAGGATCACGAGGAGCACCTGCACCTTCAGAAATCGCGCCAGTCGCGCTTCCTTTTCTGGATGGTCATCTTCCTGGGCGCGATGAACGGCCTCGTCTCGGCCAACAACCTCTACCTCCTCTATTTCTTCTGGGAGGTCACGACGCTCTGCTCGTTTCTCCTCATAGGCCATGACCTTACCAGGCAGGCCCTTGACAATGCCGCCACAGCCCTCTGGATGAACTCCCTGGGAGGCACAGCCTTCACCTATGCCATCATGTACCTTCACAACCACGGCGGTCAGGCCGCAGGGCTCTCTCTCCAGAACGTGATCCATGGCGGTGTCCCTTCGGCGGTGGCCCTCTTCCCCCTTGTGCTTCTCTGCTTCACCGGCTTCACCAAGGCGGCGCAGCTCCCCTTTCAGAACTGGCTCCTGGGAGCCATGGTGGCGCCCACTCCCGTGTCGGCCCTGCTCCATTCAAGCACCATGGTGAAAGCAGGCGTGTACTTTATCGTGAGGCTCATGCCGGCCTTCCAGACTTCGGTCATCGGGAAAATCGGCCCCTTCATCGGAATAATCATCGCCCTCTGCGGGGCTTTTACCTTCCTTGCCGCCTCGCTCCTCGCCATAAGCCAGACAACAGGGAAGCGGGTGCTCGCCTATTCCACCATTGCCAACCTGGGCCTCATAATCGCCTGCGCAGGCATCAATACGCCTCTCTCGATAGCGGCGGCAATCCTGCTGATAGTGTTCCATGCGGTCTCCAAGGGACTTCTCTTCCTCTGTGCCGGCACCGTAGAGCACATCATCTGGAGCAGGGAGATAGATGACATGGAGGCCCTCGCCGAAAAGGCGCCGGTGACGACCCTTATCATGGGAATCGGTATCCTCTCGATGTTCCTGCCCCCCTTTGGCATGCTTCTCTCCAAGTGGATTGCCATAGAGTCGGTATCAGCCCTTGGAAGCAGCGTGAAGGCGGGAAACCTGATGCTCAATTCCGTGGTGAACTTCCCCGTGATGCTCATTCTTCTCATGATCGTCTTTGGGAGCGCCGCCACCATCCTGTTCTGGGGAAAGTGGTTCGGAAGGCTCCTGCAGGTGCTCCCGAGGCTCGGCAGAGTGAAGGAGCATCTCTCGGCGGGCTACTCGTTCGCCCTCTGGTTTCTTCTCGCAGGGGTCTTTGTAATAAGCATCGGCGTGGCGCCCCTCTACAGAGCCTTCTTTGCGGCTGCCGTACGTGATGTGGCGAAGGCTTCCTTGATCAACCCCGATATGGGTAATATCTGGCTTGAGTGGGGGGCGCAGAATTATCTGCTGAATCCCATCGGCTATTTCCCTGTCTGGCCTCTGTTCATTCTTCTTGTCGCGGCGCTGCTGGTGCCCTTTGCCCTCATCTCGGTGAAACAGACAGAGTTCAGGCCTGTGTACATGTGCGGCGAGCAGACGGGCGAGATCGATTCCGATACTTACATGACGACCGCCGATGAGAAGGTGCCTGTCAAACTGGGAGGGTATTATTTCAAGAATGTTTTCAGCGAGGCGGTCCTCAATCCCTGGGTGAATTCCATCGCAGTCGTACTGCTTATAATAATGTTTGGAGTGGTGATGGGGGTGATCCTGCTATGA
- a CDS encoding NADH-quinone oxidoreductase subunit C — translation MVKNLREIKKDALLGEAKQYADKKARFVVTVCSDAGESFELTYYFVVTPGGEMDAIRFTVRKDEEVPSITAIYLTAVLSENEMKELFGVKVKDMAIDFGGHMFLAHDSPELPMLKAKKEPAAVKGE, via the coding sequence GTGGTAAAAAATCTGCGTGAGATAAAAAAGGATGCCCTTCTTGGCGAGGCAAAGCAGTACGCGGACAAGAAGGCCCGCTTTGTAGTGACAGTGTGCAGTGATGCAGGCGAATCATTTGAGCTCACCTACTATTTCGTCGTCACACCGGGCGGGGAGATGGACGCGATACGCTTCACCGTCAGGAAAGATGAGGAGGTTCCCAGCATCACGGCCATATATCTCACGGCCGTCCTGAGCGAAAACGAGATGAAAGAGCTTTTCGGCGTCAAGGTGAAGGACATGGCCATCGATTTCGGCGGCCACATGTTTCTCGCCCATGACAGCCCTGAGCTTCCCATGCTCAAGGCAAAGAAAGAGCCCGCCGCAGTGAAAGGGGAGTGA